The genomic DNA GTGTAACACAGGCCCATGCAAGATGGACATAATCACCTGCAGTTCCTTCAATACCGCCCTGACCATTCCGCCACCGGTGTAGCACACTCCCGTCAGGACGGACCATGTTCGAAAAGAGAAATTCTGCTGCAGATATTGCCCTTGTGCAGAGTGATTCGTCATGAAAGACCATACCGGCAAAGGCAAGTGCCTGGATTGCAAGGGCATTCCAGTCGGTCAGGACCTTGTCATCAAGGGGCGGTCTTTCCCGCTCTTTCCGTGCATTCGTGAGCGTATTGAGAATTGAGGCATAGGTTTTTTCCGGGTCTCTGACTCCCGCTGCCGATAAAATCTCCAGGGGATCACGCTCTGGGAAGAGAACATTATCTCCGGGTTTCATCCCATGCATCCCGGACACATTCCCTTCCCTGGTGATACCAAACATGGTGCAGACAAGCCGTGCTTCTTCTCCGAAGATCTTTTCAATTTCATCATACGACCAGAGATAATATGCCCCTTCTCCACCCGGACTGTCGGCATCTTCAGATGAGGAAAACCCGCCGGGCGCGTCAGAGAGGACAGTAGTCATGTACTCAAGAACTGAGCGAGCTAGCCTCCGGTACCGGTCCTGTTTTGTAACCTGCCAGATCTCAGTATAGATTATCGCACACATCGCCTGATCATAGAGCATCTTCTCAAAGTGAGGTAACTTCCAGGCCGTATCGGTTGCATACCGGTGAAATCCTCCGTCCAGATGATCTCTCATGCCACCCCAGGCCATCCGGTTAAGTGTCGTCGTAATCATATCAAGAATGGACCGGTCCTGATGTATGACCGCATACCTGAGGAGGAAGAGGAGAACGGGAACAGAAGGGAACTTTGGAGCAGGTGAAAAACCACCATATTTTTTATCGTACAACGCAGTGAGACGCCTGGCAGCAGTGTGAATCAGTTCATCAGGATCATGCAGGGTGCCCCGCCTGGTCTGTTCCTGTATCGCTGACATAATCTGGTCAGATAGATCACTGACCTTTTCTCTCTCATCTCTCCAGACTGATGCCAGATATGGGAGGAGATCAAGCATACCGGGCATATTCGGACTGCTCATTTTCGGGATAAAGGTGGCTGCATAAAATGGACGTTTATCAGGAGTAAGAAAGACATGCAGGGGCCATCCGCCAGACCCGGTCATTGCCTGGCAAACGGCCATATAGACCTGATCAATATCCGGTCTCTCCTCTCTATCCACCTTAACTGAGACAAAATGAGTATTGAGCAGTGATGCAACCACCTCATCCTCAAAACAGACGGTCTCCATCACATGACACCAGTGACAGGCAGCATATCCAATCGAGACAAAAACCGGCATATCATTCTCTAGTGCTCTCGCAAATGCCTCATCACCCCAGGGATACCAGTCTACTGGATTGTGTGCATGATGACGAAGATAGGGACTGTGCTCTTTTACCAGCCTGTTTGGGGAGTGAGTCATAATGCAGGATGCACTGTTTCAGGATTTAAACATTGAGGAGAGGCCACCTGATGATAACAGGCGATGGAAGCACGTAAAAAGATACGATCTGAAAACCTGCATCCTCAATAAACCACAGAACGATTGGTTTCATTTTTGAGAGGGCATACATTAACTATTTATTATGACATAGACAACCTCTTTCCATCGATGGACAATACCCATTATTACATCTCACGGATCGCTGATTTTTTACGTGAGAATCGGGATGGAATGACAATATCTGAAATTTCAACCGGTTTGTCCATGTCACGGAACACCATTGGGAAATATATAGAAATGATGTTTCTCTCCGGAATGGTGGATGTGCGAACGGTCGGAAAGGCGAAGATATTTTTTTTATCCAAACGCATCCCGATCACAACACTTCTTAATTACCTTTCATCTTCGGTTATTCAGACTGATGACCGGTATTACATTCAAAGTGCAAATATCTCTGCAGCTGAATTACTTGACACCGACCTTACTCAGATGACCGGGCGTAATATTCTGGACCTTCTTACATTACAGGGTTTAAAACCGGAGGTCAGGACAAGAATACTCTCCCCAGACCGGTCCCTGGTCTTTGCTTCAGATATTGAACTTGTCAGGTCAGATCAGAAACGGTTTGTCTGGCTGACTGTTGCAGATGTTGTCATGTATGACGGAGCAAAGGGGCATTATTTCGTCATTGAAGATGTGCATGAATGGAAAGAGGCAGAAGAGAGTAAGAGAAGATATTATGCTCTCTTTCACGCTCTGGCAGCAGAAACCGATGATCGGGTTTTTGTCATGACGCCGGAACTTGTCTTTACCTATGTAAATCCCCGGTTCGGACGGGCCTTTCATCGGGAACCAGAGTCATTCATCGGGGAGAGCCGGACAAATATCTGCGATCATCATGCAAAACCACTGATTCAGGAAGCTGCAAAGTATGTATGCAGCAGAAATGAACCGTACCGGATTCTTTTCTCGATACAGGAGCGGGATCAGGTCAGGTGGTTTGATGAACGATTATTTCCGGTTCAGGACAATAAAGGGGAAGTCAGAGAGATCATCGGGTTTTCACGTGACATTACCGGGTTTCAGGAAGGAGGTTCTGCCTCGGTTCTTCTTGCATCCCTCATGGATCTGCTCCATGAAGCGGTGATAACCACAACTCCTGCTGGAAAGGTCCTTTCATGGAACCGGGGTGCTGAACTGATGACCGGGTATCCCCGTGATGAGCTGATCGGCAGCACGGCACTCTCAATAATCACCCCTGATTTGAATGCCGGCAGAGACCTGGTTCTGGAAACCTGTAACGGAGAGGAGATACGAGATGTAAAGGCGATTATCAGGGCAAGGGGGGGGAGAAAGAAAAGAGTTCTGATCTCTACTTCCCGATTGTCTTTTCAGGAAAATATCGTCAGTGGAGTGTGTATCGTTATTCGGGAACATTGAATCTGTGACGAATGTATCAGCTTAACCCTCTTTATTAGGACTATCACATGCAGAGCACATGGTATCTCCATCACGGATCAGCACACATATCCTGCATATCCGATCACGTGGATCACTGATCTTTCCTGATACGAGATCCCTTGCCAGTTCGGCGATGGCATCAGATACCTTATCTGAAAATACAATCCGGTATCCTCGTTTTCCGGAGAGATATTGTGATACTGCCGAAGGTGCCATGTTCAGGATAGTTGCCACCATCTTCTGTGAAAGC from Methanospirillum hungatei JF-1 includes the following:
- a CDS encoding thioredoxin domain-containing protein; translation: MTHSPNRLVKEHSPYLRHHAHNPVDWYPWGDEAFARALENDMPVFVSIGYAACHWCHVMETVCFEDEVVASLLNTHFVSVKVDREERPDIDQVYMAVCQAMTGSGGWPLHVFLTPDKRPFYAATFIPKMSSPNMPGMLDLLPYLASVWRDEREKVSDLSDQIMSAIQEQTRRGTLHDPDELIHTAARRLTALYDKKYGGFSPAPKFPSVPVLLFLLRYAVIHQDRSILDMITTTLNRMAWGGMRDHLDGGFHRYATDTAWKLPHFEKMLYDQAMCAIIYTEIWQVTKQDRYRRLARSVLEYMTTVLSDAPGGFSSSEDADSPGGEGAYYLWSYDEIEKIFGEEARLVCTMFGITREGNVSGMHGMKPGDNVLFPERDPLEILSAAGVRDPEKTYASILNTLTNARKERERPPLDDKVLTDWNALAIQALAFAGMVFHDESLCTRAISAAEFLFSNMVRPDGSVLHRWRNGQGGIEGTAGDYVHLAWACVTLYQTTGNSLWLRRAISLEKSASDRFYDSVHGGYFQVPSETDLPVRMKEMTDGPTFSTNGAAYLLLCALFTITGDELYGQKSRQIEEYQRSLDPRMITGCCTFLCGLIEKNLRGTAVLCNTSGSTGDDEIWSLLWSSYLPGMIRIHIRERSDSYFLPLYVHCQGDTPALHICSHQQCYPPITTVGELRRYLRGLHIFQGDEISDTIQAPDK
- a CDS encoding PAS domain-containing protein — encoded protein: MDNTHYYISRIADFLRENRDGMTISEISTGLSMSRNTIGKYIEMMFLSGMVDVRTVGKAKIFFLSKRIPITTLLNYLSSSVIQTDDRYYIQSANISAAELLDTDLTQMTGRNILDLLTLQGLKPEVRTRILSPDRSLVFASDIELVRSDQKRFVWLTVADVVMYDGAKGHYFVIEDVHEWKEAEESKRRYYALFHALAAETDDRVFVMTPELVFTYVNPRFGRAFHREPESFIGESRTNICDHHAKPLIQEAAKYVCSRNEPYRILFSIQERDQVRWFDERLFPVQDNKGEVREIIGFSRDITGFQEGGSASVLLASLMDLLHEAVITTTPAGKVLSWNRGAELMTGYPRDELIGSTALSIITPDLNAGRDLVLETCNGEEIRDVKAIIRARGGRKKRVLISTSRLSFQENIVSGVCIVIREH
- a CDS encoding transcriptional regulator, which codes for MWDSLPAIRAAIAGEMVRCGLSQKMVATILNMAPSAVSQYLSGKRGYRIVFSDKVSDAIAELARDLVSGKISDPRDRICRICVLIRDGDTMCSACDSPNKEG